Genomic DNA from Salinibacter pepae:
GCATCTCGCACATCCTAATCTGCGTGCTTTATCACTGTGGAAGTGAAAATCGACAATTACGGTATTGAGTAGAGCGCGGTGAGCTGAGCTAGAGCAGGCTCAGAGATTGTTCTTTCGCATAGAACCACACGTTGACGTGACAGCGCGGGTCGCCTATGGGCCTAAGGCTGTGCAGAATAGGACGTATCGTGCGGAATAGGATGTGTCGCGAGGAATCCGGTCCAGGAAGGCAGAGGACCTGCTGCCGCTTGGCGCAAGATCGGGGAGTACGGATAGGCATCCACTTCGAGAGGGCAAGCAGTTCGTGTCCTGGGGACTACTTGCCCAGCATCTCCACGAGGTCGAGGGGATGATAGGGCGTGAGGGTCGTCGATACAAAATCCGACTCGTTTCGAGTTGCAATTGCAGAAGCGCTGGCTGATGTCCCAGCAGCAGCAAGGTAACTGTCTTCAAAGTCATCGGTCCCAGGATTCTGAAGCGCCGTTCGTAGGGGTGAGCGTCCCATGGGAGCGAATCGCATCACGTCTGCCAGAAGGTCGAAGAGTGGGCGCGGATCGGTGTCTTCCCGCTCATGGGCCACGTACCAGCAGGTCGCGATTGATGTGGGTGCGACGAGACCATCGATGGTGTCGCGCTCGGCCGCAGCAATCAGCCGGACAGCCGTGCCGTGATAGGAACGGGACACAACGGCGGCATCGATGAGCACATTCGTGTCAAGTAGGACTGTCATGTCAACCCGGTCAGGTATCGGAGGCGAGGAGCATTCGGGCTACTTGTGTTTCTCGTGCATCGCGTCGACCCAGGCCTCCGTATCCTCATCAAGGTCAAGGTCCGTCTTCGCCGGACCGAGAGCGTCGACCATCTGTCGAGTGCGAGGCGGGAGATCGTCAGGAACGGCATTTTT
This window encodes:
- a CDS encoding type II toxin-antitoxin system VapC family toxin; translated protein: MTVLLDTNVLIDAAVVSRSYHGTAVRLIAAAERDTIDGLVAPTSIATCWYVAHEREDTDPRPLFDLLADVMRFAPMGRSPLRTALQNPGTDDFEDSYLAAAGTSASASAIATRNESDFVSTTLTPYHPLDLVEMLGK